The Scomber japonicus isolate fScoJap1 chromosome 8, fScoJap1.pri, whole genome shotgun sequence genome has a segment encoding these proteins:
- the tmsb2 gene encoding thymosin beta has protein sequence MSDKPDMTEIARFDKTKLKKTETKEKNPLPTKETIEQERKGDATP, from the exons ATGTCTGACAAACCTGACATGACTGAGATTGCCCGTTTCGACAAGACAAAGCTgaagaagacagagacaaaagaaaaaaaccctctgcCCACCAAAGAGA CCATCGAGCAAGAGAGGAAAGGCGATGCCACACCTTGA